The following proteins are co-located in the Triticum aestivum cultivar Chinese Spring chromosome 1A, IWGSC CS RefSeq v2.1, whole genome shotgun sequence genome:
- the LOC123065976 gene encoding uncharacterized protein, with protein MKQEFNPSIFDRDSRGRERAMAWKRYHSSSMHPPSIPARRRPESSPDDALPPPWVLLDDRAYLAGESNHSTAVSHTRHGDQIQATFFLADPPLVSYFAVSCAAELGCEPRILYTEANLVLLVSVPGDPRNAIDPRKNDFYVYDAGPPKATLTLLPHPPPDLFPFPRDRCYYFHDCQVGLLRHRRNSDDGGGGGFYLGQHRPRAYDAYIVAALCTRLTFPETLGLYTYVSDTEVWSSKPASFPDGGKLPRAALRCDKVITIGGEAGTMAWVDLMRGIILCDVLPLDDDAKTLGYIPLPDPIRPDDTIDESGGMYRDVAVVGSRIKYAEVKMHVRPGSAGPKGSFTIDGWTAVVWSRPANSFKESTTWRKDHEVHAHEVSFVDGKNKTAPGFELLPAVVDHQGNPQPTLVGIHVGHPKLSLHVGDNTLYLMAKLNRWYDKAWVIAVDMKNKRLRGVADFGGAPRCMAFLHAYRQSRISEHLNVSQPQGTKSHLKRPGMPLPHGSSHKKPEIPPHHVMHHCPSGQNPRATWPTFPAQTTDEEDYDDDERTRMADDMDLE; from the exons ATGAAGCAAGAATTCAACCCATCAATATTCGATCGGGACAGCAGGGGGAGGGAGCGAGCGATGGCGTGGAAGCGCTACCACAGCTCCTCGATGCATCCTCCTTCCATCCCCGCTCGCCGTCGTCCCGAATCTAGCCCCGACGACGCCCTCCCTCCTCCGTGGGTCCTACTCGACGACCGCGCATACCTCGCCGGCGAATCCAACCACTCCACGGCCGTCTCCCACACAAGGCACGGCGACCAGATCCAAGCCACCTTCTTCCTCGCCGACCCGCCGCTCGTCTCCTACTTCGCCGTCTCCTGCGCCGCCGAGCTTGGCTGCGAGCCCAGGATCCTCTACACGGAGGCCAACCTCGTCCTCCTCGTCTCGGTGCCCGGCGACCCCCGCAACGCCATCGACCCCCGGAAGAACGACTTCTACGTCTACGACGCCGGCCCTCCCAAGGCCACACTGACGCTGCTTCCGCACCCCCCGCCCGACTTGTTCCCCTTCCCTCGGGACAGATGCTACTACTTCCATGACTGCCAGGTAGGACTCCTGCGCCACCGCAGGAActccgacgacggcggcggcggcggcttttaTCTTGGCCAGCACCGTCCCAGAGCCTATGACGCCTACATCGTCGCCGCGCTCTGTACACGGCTAACCTTCCCGGAGACGTTAGGCCTTTACACCTACGTCTCCGACACCGAGGTGTGGAGCAGCAAACCAGCCTCATTCCCAGACGGCGGCAAACTGCCCCGAGCCGCCCTTCGATGTGACAAGGTTATCACCATCGGAGGAGAAGCCGGCACCATGGCCTGGGTCGATCTCATGCGGGGTATCATCCTATGTGATGTGCTCCCACTCGACGACGACGCCAAGACGCTTGGCTACATCCCTCTGCCGGACCCCATCCGGCCAGACGACACCATCGACGAATCGGGAGGCATGTACCGGGACGTCGCCGTCGTCGGCAGCCGCATCAAGTATGCTGAGGTGAAGATGCACGTCAGGCCGGGCTCGGCCGGCCCGAAAGGCTCCTTCACCATCGATGGCTGGACCGCCGTCGTATGGAGCAGGCCGGCCAATTCCTTCAAGGAGTCGACCACCTGGCGCAAGGACCATGAGGTCCACGCTCACGAGGTCTCTTTCGTTGACGGCAAAAACAAGACGGCGCCAGGCTTTGAGTTGCTCCCGGCTGTGGTGGATCACCAAGGAAACCCGCAGCCGACCTTGGTGGGGATCCACGTTGGCCATCCCAAGCTCAGCCTGCACGTCGGTGACAACACCCTTTACTTGATGGCCAAGCTCAACCGCTGGTACGACAAAGCATGGGTCATCGCTGTCGACATGAAGAACAAGAGGCTGCGGGGAGTGGCCGACTTTGGTGGAGCACCAAGGTGCATGGCGTTTCTCCATGCCTATAGGCAAAGCAGGATCTCGGAGCATCTCAATGTCTCCCAACCCCAAG GTACAAAGAGTCACCTGAAACGACCAGGGATGCCACTGCCACACGGAAGCTCTCACAAGAAGCCAGAGATCCCTCCGCATCATGTGATGCATCACTGTCCCAGTGGACAAAACCCCAGGGCGACATGGCCCACATTTCCCGCACAGACTACTGATGAGgaggattatgatgatgatgaacggacaAGGATGGCAGACGACATGGACTTGGAATAA
- the LOC123066179 gene encoding FT-interacting protein 7-like produces MAKPPAQVAPGSAYNLVETKPPLPAKLGPRGAAMAATKMASTYDMVEPMKYLYVSVVKARDLPTMDVTGALDPYVEVKLGNFKGVTKHLVKNHNPVWRQTFAFSFANLQSNQLEVIVKDKDTIHDDFVGRIVLDVSDIPECIPPDSPLAPQWYNLSDAHGERFHHGHSLGEIMLAVWIGTQADEAFPEAYHSGAHPLSTAGLTNTRSKVYYSPKLIYLKVCVIGAKDLIGAENSKDPPVKPTIAKIQMGGQIRRTRPGQPPANPVWNDEFIFVACEPFEDPLVVTVEEKVAAGRDEPIGRIIIPVAANAPRNDLAKSVASKWFNLSRGMTVDEAAADVTTGTKHREHSKTFASKIHLKMSLETAYHVVDESTHYTSDLQPAAKKLRKSAIGMLEVGILSARSLGSNKNPYCVAKYGTKWVRTRTLLGTAAHAWNEQYIWEVFDLGTVITVAVFNNKNLDGHGDDKDERIGKVRVRLSALESDRVYTHYYPLMALTPGGLKKTGELHLAVRFTCTAWANMLAQYGRPLLPKMHYTSPISVLQLNSLRFLAMQMVATRLGKAEPPLRREVVEYILDADSHMFSLRRSKANFNRIISLFSGALAAGKWFDGICKWKNPLTTSLVHVLFLILVCYPELILSTVFLYIFLIGVWNYRRRPRNPPHMDTTLSHAEQAQPDELDEEFDTFPTSKPGDVVRMRYDRLRSVAGRVQTVVGDLAMQGERAQSLLSWRDPRATAMFITLCFIIAIVLYVTPFRVVAVLAGLYLLRHPRLRSKQPSAPFNFYRRLSAKGDMLL; encoded by the coding sequence ATGGCGAAGCCCCCGGCGCAGGTGGCCCCTGGATCAGCGTACAATCTCGTGGAAACGAAGCCGCCCCTTCCCGCGAAGCTCGGCCCGCGCGGCGCGGCGATGGCGGCAACGAAGATGGCGTCCACGTATGACATGGTGGAGCCGATGAAGTACCTGTACGTGAGCGTGGTGAAGGCGCGCGACCTGCCCACCATGGACGTCACCGGCGCGCTGGACCCTTACGTGGAGGTGAAGCTGGGCAACTTCAAAGGCGTGACCAAGCACCTGGTGAAGAACCACAACCCCGTGTGGCGCCAGACGTTCGCCTTCTCCTTTGCCAACCTTCAGTCCAACCAGCTGGAGGTCATCGTCAAGGACAAGGACACGATCCACGACGACTTCGTCGGCCGCATAGTCCTGGACGTGTCCGACATCCCCGAGTGCATCCCGCCCGACAGCCCGCTGGCCCCGCAGTGGTACAACCTCTCTGATGCCCATGGGGAGAGGTTCCACCATGGCCACAGCCTCGGCGAGATCATGCTCGCCGTCTGGATCGGCACCCAGGCCGACGAAGCATTCCCAGAAGCATACCACTCGGGCGCACACCCGCTGTCGACCGCGGGGCTCACTAACACGCGCTCCAAGGTGTACTACTCCCCCAAGCTCATCTACCTCAAGGTATGTGTCATCGGAGCGAAGGACCTCATCGGCGCGGAGAATTCAAAGGACCCGCCGGTCAAGCCCACCATCGCCAAGATCCAGATGGGCGGCCAGATCCGCCGGACGCGGCCGGGGCAGCCGCCGGCGAACCCGGTGTGGAACGACGAGTTCATATTCGTGGCCTGCGAGCCGTTCGAGGACCCGCTGGTGGTGACGGTGGAGGAGAAGGTTGCCGCCGGGAGAGACGAGCCCATCGGCCGCATCATCATCCCCGTGGCGGCAAACGCGCCGCGCAACGACCTGGCCAAGTCGGTGGCGTCAAAATGGTTCAACCTGTCGCGTGGGATGACGGTAGACGAGGCGGCAGCGGATGTCACGACGGGGACCAAGCACCGTGAGCATTCCAAGACGTTCGCCAGCAAGATCCACCTCAAGATGAGCCTAGAGACGGCGTACCATGTGGTGGACGAGTCTACGCACTACACCAGCGACCTGCAGCCGGCGGCGAAGAAGCTGCGGAAGAGCGCCATCGGCATGCTCGAGGTGGGCATCCTCAGCGCACGCAGCCTCGGCAGCAACAAGAACCCCTACTGCGTCGCCAAGTATGGCACCAAGTGGGTGCGCACACGCACGCTGCTCGGTACCGCGGCACACGCCTGGAATGAGCAGTACATCTGGGAGGTGTTTGAcctcggcaccgtcatcaccgtcGCCGTCTTCAACAACAAAAATCTCGACGGCCATGGCGACGACAAGGACGAGAGGATCGGCAAGGTGCGCGTCCGCCTCTCGGCGTTGGAGTCAGACCGGGTGTACACGCACTACTACCCGCTCATGGCACTGACCCCGGGTGGGCTTAAGAAAACGGGGGAGCTCCACTTGGCCGTCCGGTTCACTTGCACGGCATGGGCCAACATGCTGGCACAGTACGGGCGACCGCTGTTGCCCAAGATGCACTACACGAGCCCCATCTCCGTGCTGCAGCTCAACTCCCTCCGGTTCCTAGCGATGCAGATGGTGGCGACGCGATTGGGCAAAGCGGAGCCGCCGCTGCGGCGGGAGGTggtggagtacatactggacgccGACTCGCACATGTTCAGCCTGCGCCGGAGCAAGGCCAACTTCAACCGCATCATCTcgctcttctccggcgccttggCCGCCGGCAAGTGGTTCGACGGCATCTGCAAGTGGAAGAACCCGCTGACCACCAGCCTCGTCCACGTCTTGTTCCTCATCCTCGTGTGCTACCCGGAGCTGATCTTGTCGACGGTGTTCCTGTACATATTCCTGATCGGGGTGTGGAACTACCGACGGCGGCCGCGCAACCCACCGCACATGGACACGACGCTGTCGCACGCGGAGCAGGCGCAGCCGGACGAGCTGGACGAGGAGTTCGACACGTTCCCGACGTCCAAGCCGGGCGATGTGGTGCGTATGAGGTACGACCGTCTCAGGAGTGTCGCCGGCAGGGTGCAGACAGTGGTCGGAGACCTGGCCATGCAGGGGGAGCGGGCCCAGTCCCTGCTCAGCTGGCGCGATCCTAGGGCCACCGCTATGTTCATCACGCTCTGCTTCATCATAGCCATCGTACTCTACGTGACGCCATTTCGTGTGGTGGCCGTCCTCGCCGGCCTATACCTTCTCCGGCACCCTCGGCTTAGGAGCAAGCAGCCGTCCGCTCCCTTCAACTTCTACAGGCGCCTCTCGGCCAAGGGCGATATGCTCCTATGA